A part of Syngnathoides biaculeatus isolate LvHL_M chromosome 21, ASM1980259v1, whole genome shotgun sequence genomic DNA contains:
- the kcnip4a gene encoding Kv channel-interacting protein 4, translated as MFHTDVYCRRTQCLAADKLPQKRQRSAYSVEDELELSAVRHRPEGLGQLEAQTRFSRKELQILYRGFKNECPSGVVNEETFKDIYSQFFPQGDASTYAHFLFNAFDTDHNGSVSFEDFVTGLSVLLRGTIQEKLNWAFNLYDINKDGYITKEEMLDIMKAIYDMMGKCTYPVLKEETPRQHVEIFFQKMDKNKDGVVTIDEFIDCCQNDENIMRSMHLFENVL; from the exons ATGTTTCACACGGACGTTTATTGCAGACGGACACAGTGTTTAGCAGCTGATAAACTTCCTCAAAAACGACAGAGGAGCGCCT ACAGCGTCGAAGATGAGCTGGAACTGTCGGCCGTGCGCCACCGCCCCGAAGGCCTGGGACAGCTGGAAGCGCAGACGCGGTTTTCCCGTAAGGAGCTGCAGATCCTCTACCGCGGCTTCAAGAAC GAATGCCCGAGCGGCGTCGTCAATGAGGAAACCttcaaagacatttactccCAGTTCTTCCCACAAGGAG acGCGTCGACGTACGCTCACTTCCTGTTCAACGCCTTCGACACGGATCACAACGGCTCCGTCAGCTTCGAGGATTTCGTGACCGGTCTTTCCGTCCTCCTGCGGGGCACCATTCAAGAGAAACTCAACTGGGCCTTCAACCTTTATGACATCAATAAAGACGGTTACATCACAAAAGAG GAGATGCTCGACATCATGAAGGCCATTTACGACATGATGGGCAAATGCACGTACCCCGTGCTCAAAGAGGAGACTCCGCGCCAGCATGTCGAAATCTTCTTCCAG AAAATGGATAAGAACAAAGACGGCGTGGTGACCATCGACGAGTTCATCGACTGCTGCCAAAAC GATGAAAACATCATGCGCTCCATGCACCTCTTTGAAAACGTCCTTTAA